A single window of Dermochelys coriacea isolate rDerCor1 chromosome 14, rDerCor1.pri.v4, whole genome shotgun sequence DNA harbors:
- the CANT1 gene encoding soluble calcium-activated nucleotidase 1 isoform X1 yields MGAGFPPCAEPGVEPRRPGLPFPLPRVQSWGWNPGVLAPQPYALPFLVLALVSFLGVFGAGKLGCPIAPGPCGLPDPAMCCRVKVLLPPRLMPVPPSQHLEWSESMSPLRISVGGLPVLASMTKAADPRFRLRWKAILVSSLSVALVLLLLCFHRSATGRPAPANTHTWRLSPLPGDRYNDTYPLSPPQRNSEGVRYRIGVIADLDTGSKGPQEHTWFSYLKKGYLTLSASGDRVTVEWDRADSVLESHLAEKGRGMELSELVVFNGKLYAVDDRTGVVYLIEGTTVVPWVILSDGDGTVGKGFKAEWLAVKDEHLYVGGLGKEWTTTTGEVMNENPEWVKVVGSKGDVGHENWVSNYNALRSAAGIRLPGYLIHESAAWSETLQRWFFLPRRASQERYDEKADEHRGTNLLLRATQDFSDIAVSHVGAAVPTHGFSSFKFIPDTDDQLIVALKSEEDNGKIATYIMAFTLDGRFLLPETRIGAMKYEGIEFI; encoded by the exons ATGGGAGCGGGCTTCCCCCCGTGTGCAGAGCCGGGggtggaacccaggcgtcctgggctccccttccccctcccccgtgtgcagagctgggggtggaacccaggcgtcctggccccCCAGCCCTATGCCCTCCCCTTTCTCGTGCTTGCTCTGGTTTCTTTCCTGGGGGTGTTTGGCGCTGGGAAACTCGGGTGCCCCATTGCACCTGGTCCCTGTGGCCTGCCTGACCCAGCAATGTGCTGCAGGGTGAAG GTTCTGCTGCCCCCCAGACTGATGCCCGTCCCGCCCAGCCAGCACCTGGAATGGAGTGAGTCTATGAGCCCCCTCCGGATCAGCGTTGGTGGCCTTCCCGTCCTAGCGTCCATGACTAAGGCTGCTGACCCCCGCTTCCGACTGCGCTGGAAGGCCATCCTGGTGTCCTCACTCAGCGTTGCCTTGGTGCTTCTCCTGCTCTGCTTTCACCGCTCGGCCACGGGGAGGCCGGCCCCAGCTAACACCCACACCtggcggctcagcccgctgcccgGGGACAGGTACAATGACACCTACccgctgtccccaccccagaggaacTCGGAAGGGGTGCGCTACAGGATCGGGGTCATTGCCGACCTGGACACCGGCTCCAAGGGGCCACAGGAGCACACCTGGTTCAGTTACCTGAAGAAGGGCTACCTGACCCTGTCGGCCAGCGGGGACAGAGTGACGGTGGAGTGGGACCGGGCCGACAGCGTGCTGGAGTCCCATCTGGCCGAGAAGGGGAGAGGCATGGAGCTCTCGGAGCTGGTTGTCTTCAACGGGAAGCTGTATGCAGTGGATGACCGGACAGGAGTGGTCTATCTGATCGAGGGCACCACGGTGGTCCCATGGGTGATCCTGTCGGATGGGGATGGCACCGTGGGCAAAG GCTTCAAAGCAGAGTGGTTGGCAGTGAAGGATGAACACCTGTACGTGGGGGGCCTGGGGAAGGAGTGGACCACGACCACTGGGGAGGTGATGAATGAGAACCCCGAGTGGGTGAAGGTGGTCGGCTCCAAGGGGGACGTGGGCCATGAGAACTGGGTGTCCAACTACAATGCACTGAGGTCAGCGGCTGGCATCAGACTCCCAG GTTACCTGATCCACGAGTCGGCCGCCTGGAGCGAGACGCTGCAGCGCTGGTTCTTCCTGCCGCGCCGGGCCAGCCAGGAGCGCTACGACGAGAAGGCCGACGAGCACCGGGGTACCAACCTCCTGCTGCGGGCCACTCAGGACTTCAGCGACATCGCCGTCAGCCACGTGGGGGCCGCTGTCCCGACCCACGgcttctcctccttcaaattcATCCCCGACACTGACGACCAGCTCATCGTGGCCCTGAAATCGGAGGAGGACAATGGCAAGATTGCCACCTACATCATGGCCTTCACGCTGGACGGGCGCTTCCTGCTGCCGGAGACCAGGATCGGGGCCATGAAATACGAAGGGATTGAGTTTATTTAA
- the CANT1 gene encoding soluble calcium-activated nucleotidase 1 isoform X2, whose translation MPVPPSQHLEWSESMSPLRISVGGLPVLASMTKAADPRFRLRWKAILVSSLSVALVLLLLCFHRSATGRPAPANTHTWRLSPLPGDRYNDTYPLSPPQRNSEGVRYRIGVIADLDTGSKGPQEHTWFSYLKKGYLTLSASGDRVTVEWDRADSVLESHLAEKGRGMELSELVVFNGKLYAVDDRTGVVYLIEGTTVVPWVILSDGDGTVGKGFKAEWLAVKDEHLYVGGLGKEWTTTTGEVMNENPEWVKVVGSKGDVGHENWVSNYNALRSAAGIRLPGYLIHESAAWSETLQRWFFLPRRASQERYDEKADEHRGTNLLLRATQDFSDIAVSHVGAAVPTHGFSSFKFIPDTDDQLIVALKSEEDNGKIATYIMAFTLDGRFLLPETRIGAMKYEGIEFI comes from the exons ATGCCCGTCCCGCCCAGCCAGCACCTGGAATGGAGTGAGTCTATGAGCCCCCTCCGGATCAGCGTTGGTGGCCTTCCCGTCCTAGCGTCCATGACTAAGGCTGCTGACCCCCGCTTCCGACTGCGCTGGAAGGCCATCCTGGTGTCCTCACTCAGCGTTGCCTTGGTGCTTCTCCTGCTCTGCTTTCACCGCTCGGCCACGGGGAGGCCGGCCCCAGCTAACACCCACACCtggcggctcagcccgctgcccgGGGACAGGTACAATGACACCTACccgctgtccccaccccagaggaacTCGGAAGGGGTGCGCTACAGGATCGGGGTCATTGCCGACCTGGACACCGGCTCCAAGGGGCCACAGGAGCACACCTGGTTCAGTTACCTGAAGAAGGGCTACCTGACCCTGTCGGCCAGCGGGGACAGAGTGACGGTGGAGTGGGACCGGGCCGACAGCGTGCTGGAGTCCCATCTGGCCGAGAAGGGGAGAGGCATGGAGCTCTCGGAGCTGGTTGTCTTCAACGGGAAGCTGTATGCAGTGGATGACCGGACAGGAGTGGTCTATCTGATCGAGGGCACCACGGTGGTCCCATGGGTGATCCTGTCGGATGGGGATGGCACCGTGGGCAAAG GCTTCAAAGCAGAGTGGTTGGCAGTGAAGGATGAACACCTGTACGTGGGGGGCCTGGGGAAGGAGTGGACCACGACCACTGGGGAGGTGATGAATGAGAACCCCGAGTGGGTGAAGGTGGTCGGCTCCAAGGGGGACGTGGGCCATGAGAACTGGGTGTCCAACTACAATGCACTGAGGTCAGCGGCTGGCATCAGACTCCCAG GTTACCTGATCCACGAGTCGGCCGCCTGGAGCGAGACGCTGCAGCGCTGGTTCTTCCTGCCGCGCCGGGCCAGCCAGGAGCGCTACGACGAGAAGGCCGACGAGCACCGGGGTACCAACCTCCTGCTGCGGGCCACTCAGGACTTCAGCGACATCGCCGTCAGCCACGTGGGGGCCGCTGTCCCGACCCACGgcttctcctccttcaaattcATCCCCGACACTGACGACCAGCTCATCGTGGCCCTGAAATCGGAGGAGGACAATGGCAAGATTGCCACCTACATCATGGCCTTCACGCTGGACGGGCGCTTCCTGCTGCCGGAGACCAGGATCGGGGCCATGAAATACGAAGGGATTGAGTTTATTTAA